Part of the Diabrotica virgifera virgifera chromosome 6, PGI_DIABVI_V3a genome, gctacacttatttatcttccaaagataaatcgattctttccattgcaaatttctattaccagtcataggtgtccgttttgggtacggcaaTAGTTATATTATCTCGTAActcttttgtttttaatttttaagcatttttgagtctggattattaaaacgtaaggtattatagtacgaaaaggtactctttctttaagtcgataggatacaccgttttctagaaaaatcgatttgaaaatttttcgttttttgaatattaaaaaaaaatttccaaaaaaaactatttataaaaacgaaaactggtacgtttatttattttttagagataaatcgatttcattaattgcgaatttcgagtaccggtcatatgcgtccgttttgggtaagtcaacggttattttatcacataaattttttgtctttaatttttaagaatttttgacacaagattattaaattatgaggtattctagcactacaagttactcttgctttaagttagtaaaatacaccgtttttttaaacattttttttatttttttttttcaaattcagggaacgaacaattttcaaattgatttttctagaaaacggtgtgttctaccgatttaaagtaagagtaccttttagtactagaatacctcacaatttaataatccagtatcaaaaatgctacaaagttaaacacaaaaaagttatgctataaaataaccgttgccacacccaaaacggacgcctatgactgatactagaaattcacaatggatggaatcgatttaacCCTATATTGCATGCATTTTAAATATGCaaactaaaaatgtttttttcattttaCATGGCTTTAATCATGAACATAAATGTTTCCTTAATTTAATTTTTGAGTCGGCCCCCCTTTTTTGGAAAATTCGTAATGTGTACTGTAAGCAACAATATGCAATTAAACTACATTAATcagataaaacaaaaattttgtatCCCCACTTTTTCGGGTTTTTTTGGATCACTGCTTCTTCCTTTGAAAGGAACAATTTGTTCATCTATTGACAAGAACTCTCCAAGGGGAATTGTAGAACATACTTCGTTCACTTTAGTGATCAACGATCTTATTTTCTATGAATATTCATAATGTGGAGATTATTTAGATGGTTCTCTAGTATTGTCGCTCATAGTAATTTTTTATAGCCTCAAATTGATTCACAGACATTATATCGGCTACTTGGGTAATCCTCGTTTTTGGATTCCAAAACATTGGTTGTTGCGGTAGTTTATATATAGGTAGACATGTAGCATGACATACCAATAAATtgttcaatttcattttttgttaCACCGGTGGCTTATTTGGACTTTGTTGAATACTATATAAATTTGACTGCTCTATTAGAGTTCCAATCAACTCGTCATCAAAAAATTTAGTAAAGTATtctattggtttttttatttcGTTTGTCGTAGGTACATTACCTTTCCACTTCGGAATAGGTAATgcaatttttgttttacaaaaataGGTTTTGTACAAGCAGGATTTGTTTTACTGTCATCAGAATCATCTGGAAATGGTCTTataacaacattttcatttctGTTACTCCGATTTCCACAGAATCGATTTACACTAACTTCAGATAGTTCCATGATTCAATTGCATAAAGTTGCCTCAAAGCAACACCTGTTTACAACTTGATTTGTGattcttattttatatttacaattataaaattactAGGAATTACTTCCCTCACATAAGCTTATTACAAAAAGTAACCAATTTTACGTTCAAAAATGGTGTACAACAAGAAAACAAGTTAAAAGATCTTCTACCTCTCGCTTATAACACACGACTGGCAACGCCCGCGAACTTTTGGCGCGAAAACTTGTCTTGACATAATGACGTAGAAGTTTGCGCGATTACATAGATAGAATGTATCTTTCAGAACACAATATGCAGTTTAAATTCACTTAATAATTAAAGGTTAGTTTTCTAACGGCAATTAATTTTGGTGTTGCCTTAAAGCAACGCTATGCAATATAGGGTtaactctggaagataaatatgtgtaccaatttttgtttttctaactaaaagcgttctggaggtatttaagaaaaactagttaaaagacgccatcttcaaagagctctagctcccttagaaagcattttcggactagaacATGTCTTCGtgtgtcggtagagtttctggacaccctgtataatacttaATAAGTATTAAtaagtatataatatattatgatcAATAGGTAAAGACGGTTTATCTATTTTTAATGACTACTTATTTTTCTTCAACTACTTTCAGAAACATcttatctcattttaaacatttattgacttacaccgattggcttcgGAGGCATCGATATATTAATAACTAgactaataaaaattaatttaaaaataataatgatactgATGGCACAGATTATATTATATTGCAAGCCCATAAACTGATACTAAGcagaacattgttttattttcccaACAAACAGTACAACCTTCATCACTATTGTTGTCCCAATAATAACTTGCAGAGTGCAAACCAGCTCTGTTCGTCTGCATTATGGTACAGGTTATAATGTACTTGTAGGGCTTCATAAGTTTTGTTAGTTCAGCAGGACTGAAAATCACGTTGCAGGGTTCAAAAGTTGCAGTTAGTGTAGATGGAGAACTGACATCCCTATTTGACATCAAGGTGGGAATGAGACGCACTATCAACCAAATTCTTGAGGTCATCAGAAAAACCAATATAACCGGCCATATTAATACCAAAACAGTACAAGTtactgcatatgcagatgatgtaGCTATGATTAGTAGGAGGAAGCAATGACTAATGAAAGCGGTcaaggaaattgatcctgaagcacaaataagagggcttaaaataaatgaaacagAAATGAGGTACATGACATCAAAAAaacacctgacaatgaaaataatatcaTAATAGACACAACTATACTATTGAACATGTGGATGCCTTCCAGACACTTAGGCGATCtgaaaaataccatacttaatggatcttactccattaataacaaagatactgggtgttttatctattttgccattttcttaattggttcataactttttgaccacactgtatatttattttatatttggcacgcaaatatcatttaaggcgtacaataaattaatttatttacaattgtaaaaaatccaggtccggcttaaaaaatattggaaaaatgttccgaccccaaaacaacaccctgtacattaaatttttttaaaatggatttttcagttaaaaagagaataaaaaactaaattcagtggtatactttgaatttttggcaaaatgatttttctggtgaaatttggaatttgaattctgaaattaagtgaattgcgagagctctaagtagaaaaaaattgaaatacagcttacaacttgtcaaccacactgtatattgattttataattAACACgcaaatattcttttaggtgtcgagtcaattaatttaattacaattataataaatccaggtccggattaaaaaatattgtataaatgttccaacccaaaaaaacaccttgtatattaaatttttttaaaatggattttgcatttgaaaagaggatgaaaaacaaaattagtggtatactttgaattttcgtcaaaatgatttttctggtaaaaatttgaatttgaattctgaaattatgtgaatttagctccaagtaaaataaattaaaatatgacttaattttaattaataccattatttaatctaaattggtaaaatattaacatttgcacacataacaataTTTTTTGATGACCCCtgctgtggctcagtggtaagagcgcctacctttggatcgaaaggtccgaatggtcgtgagttcgaatctcaccagggtcagaaatttttcgttcaTTATAaagtaataaatgaaaatagtttctgtccttgtgggatcggtactcactgcagggaccgcagacgttcggatacaattactgtctctttgcaaagacaatgacgtcgactttgcaatgtaacaagacacttactcaacacacacagtacacatgacgctaggtacctaactacaaaaatttaccgtacctacatataaaaaaaaataatttttgatggtggtaattttgaataagtactttagttttgaatagtgattatgctgcaaattttcgctgttttgttataatttttagctattttgttgattaaagtgatgtattctttattgaccctttattatttattcattatttaaagatgaatactcgacaaaaactatttttcacataatacaaaaacactaaaatattaacattttaccaatttagattaaataatggtattaattaattaaaattaagtcgcattttaattttttctacaagagctctcgcaattgacatgatttcagaattcaaattcaaaattttaccagaaaaatcattttgtcgaaaattcaaagtataccactaattttgtttttcatcctcttttcaaatgcgaaatccattttaaagaaaatatacaaggtgtttctttGGATcggaatatttacacaatattttttaaaccggacctagattttttataattgtaaataaattaattgattggacacctaaaagaatattagcatgttaaatataaaatcaatatacagtgaggttgacaagttgtaagctgtatttcaatttttttctacttcacttaatttccgaattcaaattcaaaatttcaccagaaaaatcattttgccgaaaattaaaattataccactgaatttagtttttcatcctcttttcaactgaaaaatccattttaaaaaaatttaatgtacagggtgttgttttggggtcggaatatttttccaatattttttaatccggatcttaattttttacaattgtaaataaactaatttattgtacaccttaaatgatatttgcgtgccaaatataaaataaatatacagtgtggttaaaaagttatgaaccaattaagaaaatggcaaaatagataaaacacccagtatctttgttattaatggagtaagatccATTAAGTACGGTATTTTTGAGATCACCTAAGTGTCCtatttctacagttaacgtatgttactttcccaatgaaacaccctgtatattaagtatgctaataaaagattaaTGACATCAAAATTATTAGTCAAAAGAACCAAAATGGCTATgtacagaacattgattagacccgtagtaacctatggttgtgaaacctatgtaatgacaaaaaaagatgaagCTCAACTCAGGACATTCAACAGGAAGGTACTGAGAAAAgcatatggcccggtgcaagaggaaccATGGAAACACATGGAGAATCAGTAGAAACGACaaggttaatgaattgaatgaagggtATGATTATTGTAAAGAAAATATTGCAAAGGAAGCTGATAGGGAGGCAAAAAAATCAAAGgcccagaacgagatggttggatgacggaTGACATGGAAGATGACCTGAAAACCATTAGAAAACTCTCTTTTTCATGAGTGTCTAAGATCAGGAAATTTAAACTTACATTCACTGTTTCTACATATAAAATGGAATTGTTCGGAAAGGTAAAAAAGAGATGCACTTAACACAGACTTATTGAATTATATTAATAACTAgagtaataaaaattaatttataaataataatgatactGTATTAATAAGGCAAACATTTCTAATGGTCTAGTCACAGATTATATTATATTGCGAGCCCATAGACTGATACTATGCAGAACATTGTTTTATTCTCCCAACGAACAGTACAACTTCCATCAGTATTGTTGTCCCAATAGCAAGAACTTGCGGTGTGCAAACCAGCTCCATTCTTCTGCATTATGGTACAGGTTACAATGTACTTATAGGGCTTCATAAGTTTTGTTAGTTCAGCTGTGCAGGATTCAACGACTTCAGTCGTCCAATTGTTTACCTTGTTTTGTTGGTACCCGTTTCCGCCTATTACAGTTTCAATGGcatctttaattattttactgaCATCGTCTACAACAAATTGACCTTCCTCTTGTAGATCTTGATCTACCAGTTCTTGCGGTGACTTCTCCATTGATATGTTGTTTAGTGAATATGATAAAGCGGCTTTTCTGTTGGACTCGGTTAATGCTCACTCTTAATTTAAGATACTggatatattaataaataaaatcaataaTTTTCCAAGTGCAACTGACTTACAGAGATTGTTATTATTTGACAAATGACATGTCATTAATGATTTATGATTCATCTGTTCTTCTTTTCAATGTCAAGAAAACATGGACTTCATACATATAGTTATTCAATTAAGATAAGTCAAGATACATATTCCAATTTAAAAGATTTGACAAATACGTCTCCCAATATCTGGGTTTTAGCCAGAGAACAACAACCACCTACTTATTATCAGATCTTGAATTTTCTCCATACCATGGTCGCCTTTATTTGAATCTGATATGGGAGAGAGGAtaaccctcccacatcactgattTGAATAGACCACCGTCTTCAATGTGGCAACACTGACGAGCTGTCAAATAGAGGGCCTAagtcaacaatataaaaaatacatactcGCATACATACtttttggaaatcatgatttgggatttacaatgtatatacattgtaaattatgatttgggagtggtcctaatagcatttaacgtgtcttggtttgtttatttatactgcaccttgattgtaaatttagtataattcacaaaccatacatactcatagacacaaaccatacatactcaatgtatggtttgtggtataattacttataaataatataatattgatCCGAATATCGCGAACTCAATCGcctataggtggcagtgcagttgcatgaaaatggccgatgtaattgggataacgtatttttctataattaatattgttattgatgtaattaattaatataaataaattattaattaaatgaaCACATCCGACAAGCTTCCAAACGACGTTCATACATAGGTTAACGCACCGATGATTGGTTTATAttttcatcccaattcctctagttccaaataagcggcagcaccctcgcttgagctCGCGATATTCGGAAGAATACAATTATTTTAAAGAGCTTTATTTGATTACATATTAACACAAATATCATTTATTTGGCTTAGATAATAGACACAGTCATTAGTATCATGAAGGTGACATATAAAAGTAGTTTAAAAGgtgattaaaattaaactcaTATTAATGAAATGTCTTGAGCACTTTGAAGTttagatatttttctttgttcacTTTTCTTTCTTATCACTGTTGTCTTTGGTTTGTCTTTTGTCAGACTATATTTTATCTTGAATTAATTtagtataattattaataaaaatattagctAAAATAGGTAAGGTCAGGTGGGGAAAGCGTGTATATTAGGGGCAAGTGTGTAAagtcaaaatatattttaatatagtTATATACTAGCGTCACCATCTATGGCTACAAATGCTTACAAGGTCAACTGAAACCAAGATTCGCTTTGCTTTTATTTAACTAGAAAATTGTCATTCTGTCTGAACCTAACGTTAAATGCGAAACGTGCCATTTAAAATCAGGTACCATCGGCATTCTGTgttaaattttaaaactatttttgccCTATTAAAGTACACACTTACCCAGATTCCATTTCTATTGATTCATGGCTAAAAATAAATCGTAAGAGATCCATACTTACTTTAATATTCCTACTCCTTTTTTCGTAACTTCAGCAGCTGAGAAAGCGGCGCCTGCAACTGTAGGAGCAGCAGAAAATTTACTGAAATTCTAAATACATTCTTTGATGGACCTGCAGTCCTGCCTTCCTTCGAGTAAACAGTACTAGCAGCAATGGCCAACAAGTTCATGAAGGCATTATATtccaagagctgggagcggattttgctcgtgataagtaatataggaaaactatacggggatatgttgaataagttgtgtacatgactttccccaacgagcggaaaccagagtggtggaagagggtagttataaggggtcaaagtcgcggtttttattattttttttgtgacgctcgtgataaagatgcaccaaaatttgaaaataagtagatcatgacataactaagtaaaatctccagggacgGAACACTGCATAGGGGACAAATGATGTGCTGCGTcacaaaagaaaataataaaaactgcaaatttgaccccttaaaactacccttgtCCCCAACTCTGGAGGTtatgcttagttacgtcatgatctacttacttccaaattttggttcactatctcgatcacgaacgtcacaaaaaaccccttataatttttatattcacccctgcccccgcccatttgtcggccacgcagcgttccgcccctggagattttacttggccgtcatgacctacttattcccaaattttggtgcactatctcgatcatgactCCAAACtttaaagtccgaatagctatgatgattgccgacctccgtctcggagatggcacttgaagatcTCGATCATGagagtcacaaaaaaaaaacaataaaaaccgcgattttgaccccgtatcactaccctcgtcccccactctggtttccgcctctggggattttacttagttatgtcatggtctacttattcccaaattttggtgcactatctcaatcacgaacgtcacaaaaaaccccttataatttttatattcacccttgCCCCCCCTTTGTCGGCCACACAGCGTTCCTCTctctatctcgatcatgagcgtcacccaaaaaaaataaaatccgcgactttgatcccttataactaccctcgtcccccactctggtttccgcccgttggggaaagtcatgtacacaactaattcaacagaTCACCgcatagtttttccatattacttatcacgagcaaaatccgcttctatctctccgactatggACATCCTAAGtcctgacgtcacaaaattgggaggagcttatatttgactccaaacaattttgtttataatgttaaactcataaggaatttttaatttattgtttacgtgatttgtgtgacaaaataagacttttaatttaggtatttagttaaagaaacgtgtcaattaagagatttttattcgtttttgcccaggtgagataatttaatgcaatgattagaACGTAAATAGTTTgaaggttatgtttattttcaatcactaaggaataaaaaccacctgatcaaaaaggaataaaaatctcttaattaacacgtttctttaacgaaatacctaaatgaagtTTTAAtttgccacacaaagcacataaatgaaaaaatccttatgaccatttaacgttacaaacaaaattgtttggagtcaatataGGCTCCTCCCAaattttgtgacatttgtgacgtcagacttaggctgtccattAGCAATTTCGTGTAGAGGAGAAACAAGAGTTGGATATACAATGGACAAATTGTAGccaatttacattttattatttactcccgccaaaaaatttttactttaaaCCTTTGAGTTTAATGCCCAAACTTGCAGAAACAAGCTCTAGTGAGTGCTTCTACGCAGGTGCTCTGATGAGATTTATTTGAAatcgaaatacgtataagcacatattGGAGGTCCTATTCTGTAATCAAATCATCTTTATTTTTATGCATTTTTGTGGATATAAATGCAACTAGTTCGCTAAAGAATATTATGACGGTGAACAAGTCGTGAATGCAATTATAGATCGCACTCTGTTCTGTTTTACATTTTCATCTTAAAAAACGCAGAGGATAATAATTCGAATTTGAGTTTCTGCCTCTTTTGACTTATGATTAAAATTATAGTTTGACGAAGAATACAACTCTCCTAAGTTTGGAATTTATCTCTCTGGGTCATATCTTTAAATTCATTCATGTTTATGATCTGTTGATTCTGGTCTTTACTATTTTGTATAGTTTTCATATATATGTAGTTAAACTTCTAGTTAGATTTAGTAGTTCATTCGTTTGTGACAAATCCTAGGACCATTTAGGATTAAGGAAAACATGTTTCATTAATAGAAAACAACTCGAATAGTAATGTAAGGACCATTTTCCAAATATCTATATTACATAATAAGGTGCTCACTCGCAAATTGAGATCTATAAATATGGAGTTTTTCAAAATTCAGTTAATGATTTATTTAATGTACAGAAAATATACAAATGAAATGAAAACTGTATAGATatataacatttttaatcttttcaTTGTTTTAATActtatctaaatttgaaaaatatatgggaTCAGAATACCCACTATTTCTCAGTTGTCAAATTAAAATAGTACAGATTTAATAGAATCGGTTCGGGCGTCAAATATCCAGAtatatcacaaaaaaaaattaaacaagttgTATTAAACAATTAAGTTATTTTCATACTGTAAAATTATTCAACcggaaataaaaaatttaaaaacataattttggaaattatttaatattttgtcatcaTGTTTTGACAGCTATCTAGAGTGTCCCAAATTTGATGAATTTTACGATTCTCCTTTAGTATGGAGGTATTGCTGAAAATATTTgaagtatagtatttttactacaaaaacgttattacgtaggtcaaaatttttgacgtaagagaactgtcaaaacattagaatgtaacttttcattattgccgtgcttataataaacatagcaataatgaaaagtcacattctaatgttttgacagttctcttacgtcaaaaattttgacctacgtaataacgtttttgtagtaaaaatactatatattagTATCCTATGATTGTTTCATTAGTATGATAACATAAGTCATTATTATGTTCATGATATAAATTTATATTGTCATGTTGACCAGCATCACTTCATTAGCTTTTTTTAATGAAGCTGTCCGCAAAATGGAGGTTGCATGGATATCTTGAAAATGATAGGTGGACGCAAATATATGTATCGAGAGATATATACGACAGATCGAACAAAGGTTGCTGAAAATTGGTTatttaaattattcgaaaaaatcaGTCAGATGATTCACAAATACCATTGTCACTTATTTATTCAGATCAGAATACGAGATTATTTTTTTGTGATGCTATTTTGGATAAATAGTTTAGAACAATCCTCTTATCGAGTCCTTACCGGCGAAACGATTGGAAGGTCGGCTTTCATTAAGAGGACAATAAAAAACTGCTTTGAAAATAATCGATTTACTTTGTAGTCTGTTACTAGAGGTGTTAAAAAGTGACAAAACTGTTAGGAGGAAATTGAGGTTACTCAATAATAATTTTACACTTAGTAGCACTATATGTGGACATACAGTGCATACTTTCTTGCAAAACAAAACGGCTGGTGGCGTTAAGGTCTAATAACTTTGGTTATTTAAAACTATCTCGCCTTTGGAGCGACAAGCTGATAGTTTCACAGAGTAAAAGGCATTTTAGACAATGTTTTGATACAGCTTCTCACTCGTAATACATAAAGCTATCAGATTTCTTCATAATGATGACGGATTGATGCTATAAAGGCTGTTTGTCTTTTTTCTGAAACAGTCATACAACTGTAAGGGATTAACTTATATcagttaaaaatgaataaccattttcaatttcgttgcaaaacgaaaatacagccgaaccatattccagtccaatcagagagtgctgcaagcacctctaccggtttcgaaacttattagtctctcatcaggaggcacatatgctgctctccctgatccaaccaaaacaaaccccagcgtgcagtcccgaattgcaacgaacgaaatggcatagatgccctagcggcaactgctagcaaaagactaagttttcactctaatggcatataacatatcccaccagaatgaaaacaatttttgatttacatttactctgtgtggagtatgaagggaaccagtctcgttggaactttaccgcgctgagcagatgtgacgtgaattgtaaattgtagaattccctcatcttccttagtctcagcatccgtatggcttgcaaattgtagaagcctcggaggtgtaaccagagaaggttcccattgttttcattctggtgggatatgttatatgccattagagtgaaaacttagtctttttcttATATCAGTTACTTTAATGAGCGGCATACAGCTCTGAGTGAGGTAACACATCGTAAAACGGCAAAAACCGATAAGAAGCTAAATTTTCAACATACACTcggaataacaaaaaaaaaaactaaaagccAAAAGTGCTTGAACATTCCCTCCCCATCCAAAAGGTTTATCCCTAAAAGTGTCGTAACACTAAAAAATACAAACATCGTTTTGATGAGATGTACAAGTATAAGATAACGAAATTAGAAAATGTTTGCGCAATTTGACGCAGAAATGCCCccttattaacaaattttatgtagga contains:
- the LOC114329911 gene encoding dynein light chain Tctex-type, giving the protein MEKSPQELVDQDLQEEGQFVVDDVSKIIKDAIETVIGGNGYQQNKVNNWTTEVVESCTAELTKLMKPYKYIVTCTIMQKNGAGLHTASSCYWDNNTDGSCTVRWENKTMFCIVSVYGLAI